The genomic window AGATCGACCGGAACGGCCGGCACCACTACATGGACTTCGTGGATGGTGGTCGGCTACAGACCCGGCTATCCGACGTGGGCGACGCCCCGGACGGTCGCACGGGAACCACGGTTCGGTTCTGGCCCGACGGCTCGATCTTTGATGACACCCGCTTCCGGTTCCAGACGCTGGCCGAAAGGTTCCAGATGATGGCCTTCCTGAACCGCGGCCTAAGGATCCGGCTCCGCGACGAACGGGAAGGAGATCACCACGAGGAGGTCGACCACTGCTACGAGGGCGGTATCCGGGACTTCGTAGCTCACGTCAACGCCTCCAAGGAGTCGCTGTTCGCCGAGGTAGGCCACATCCAGGGCGAGGAGGACGGCCAGGAGGTCGAGGTGGCCTTCCAGTGGAACACCGGCTTCAACACCGATGGTCTCCACTCGTTCGCCAACGGTATAAACACGCTCGAGGGGGGAATGCACGAGGAGGGCTTCCGGAGTGCCCTGACAGCGGTGATGAATCGGTACGCCCGCAAGCGGGGCCAACTCCGGGAGAATGACGACAACCTCCAGGGCGAGGACATCCGCGAGGGCCTGACGGCCATCATCAGCGTGCGCCTTTCTGATCCGCAGTTCGAGGGTCAGACCAAGTCAAAGCTGGGCAACGTAGAGACCAGGTCGTTGGTCCAGCGGACCACCAACGACAAGTTGGCCGAGTGGCTAGAGGAACACCCGTCGGAGGGCAAAAGGATCGTCCAGAAGGCGATCAATGCCCAACGGGCCCGGGTAGCCGCCCAGGACGCCCGAAAGTCGGCCCGTCGCAAGTCCGCCCTAGACGGGGCCGGCATGCCCGACAAGCTCAAGGACTGCGCGTCGGGCGACCCGCGAGAATCCGAGCTATTCATCGTGGAGGGGGACTCGGCCGGTGGCTCAGCCGTTCAGGCCCGGAACCCCCACACCATGGCCATCTTGCCCATCCGGGGGAAGATCCTGAACGTGGAGCGGGCCCGCTCCGACCGAATGCTCAAGAACGCGGAGATCCAGACCCTGATCCAAGCCATCGGTGGCGGGTTCGGTGAAGACTTCGAGGTGGGCAAGATCCGGTACCACAAGGTGATCCTGCTGTGTGACGCCGACGTGGATGGGAGCCACATCAGGACACTCCTGTTGACGTTCTTCTTCCGCCAGATGAGGGCCCTGGTCGAGAACGGCCATGTGTACATCGCCCAGCCACCCCTTTACTCCACGGTGGTTGGACGCGAAAAGGTGTATCTAAAGGACGACCACGTCAAGGCTGCCTTCCTGGCCGACAATCCATCCCACAAGAAGGAATTCCAGCGCCTGAAGGGCCTGGGGGAGATGGACTTCGCCGAGCTCCAAGAGACCACCATGGACCCAGCTCGACGAAGTCTTCTGCAGGTGTCGGTCGAGATGTTGGCTATCGCCGACGAGGTCTTCTCCACCCTCATGGGCGAGGACGTGGAGAGCCGCAAGCGGTTCATCCAAACCAACGCCCGCGACGTGCGGTTCCTAGACATCTAATGGGCGAAGTTGTGGAACCGCCGGTGGAGGATGACACCCCCAACCTGGGTTCGATCCAACCCATCGAGATCCAAGAGGAGATGGAGCAGTCGTTCCTCGACTACGCCATGTCGGTCATCGTGTCGCGGGCCCTACCCGACGCCCGCGACGGCTTGAAGCCCGTCCACCGTCGAATCCTCTGGGGGATGTACGACTTGGGGGCCCGGCCCGACCGGCCGACCATGAAGTGCGCCCGGGTAACCGGCGAGGTCATGGGCAAGTACCACCCGCACGGCGACCAGGCCATCTACGACGCCCTGGTGCGTATGGCCCAGGACTTCAGTCTCCGCCATCCAGTGGTCCACCCGAAGGGCAACTTCGGGTACTCGCCCGACGACGCCGCGGCTGCCGCGAGGTACACCGAGTGCCGCCTCGATCCCATCGCCCTACAACTGTTGGCAGGGATCGACGAGGACACGGTGGACTTCACCGACAACTACTCGGGCGAGTTCACCGAACCGGAAGTCCTCCCAGCCCGGTTCCCGAACCTGCTGGTCAACGGGAGCCAGGGCA from Acidimicrobiales bacterium includes these protein-coding regions:
- a CDS encoding type IIA DNA topoisomerase subunit B, whose product is MSADTSYSAADITVLEGLEAVRKRPGMYIGSTGPTGLHHLVWEVVDNSVDEAMAGHCTTIDVTLRDDDCCQVTDDGRGIPVGQHHQYDDLAAAEVVLTLLHAGGKFGGEGYKVSGGLHGVGISVVNALSSRVEVEIDRNGRHHYMDFVDGGRLQTRLSDVGDAPDGRTGTTVRFWPDGSIFDDTRFRFQTLAERFQMMAFLNRGLRIRLRDEREGDHHEEVDHCYEGGIRDFVAHVNASKESLFAEVGHIQGEEDGQEVEVAFQWNTGFNTDGLHSFANGINTLEGGMHEEGFRSALTAVMNRYARKRGQLRENDDNLQGEDIREGLTAIISVRLSDPQFEGQTKSKLGNVETRSLVQRTTNDKLAEWLEEHPSEGKRIVQKAINAQRARVAAQDARKSARRKSALDGAGMPDKLKDCASGDPRESELFIVEGDSAGGSAVQARNPHTMAILPIRGKILNVERARSDRMLKNAEIQTLIQAIGGGFGEDFEVGKIRYHKVILLCDADVDGSHIRTLLLTFFFRQMRALVENGHVYIAQPPLYSTVVGREKVYLKDDHVKAAFLADNPSHKKEFQRLKGLGEMDFAELQETTMDPARRSLLQVSVEMLAIADEVFSTLMGEDVESRKRFIQTNARDVRFLDI